The window AGCATCCTTCCGGACGAGATGACGACGACCGTCGCCGCCGACGTCATCGGCATCTCCCGACCCACCTTGATGAAGGCCATCGGCCGCGGTGAGATCGCTGCACACACCGTCGGGACCCACCACCGGCTCCGGCGCGCGGACGTCCTCGCAGCCCGAGACGCACGACGGGTCGCCCGCGCTGCGGCAGCTCGCGAACTGCTCGAGTCCGGTGATGCCTTCGACTGACGCCCGGCCGCACTCGGCTTGATATGTGATGCTTCAGCGGGTCTTCGTCGATGCGAACGTCTTCTGTAGCCGGACGTTGCGAGACTGGACGTGCCTGCTCCGACTCCACACCGACGGGATGTTCCAGCTCCACACGACCGAGGACGTGCTGGCCGAGACCACGCACACCCTCCGTCGGCTGCACCCCGACCGACCCGGGTCGGCCGTCTCCCGGCTGCGAGCAGCGATCCTCGCCTCCGTCGACGAGCTCGTCGACGACTTCGACGCCACGGTCGAGTACCACGGAACCGATCCCGACGACCGGCACGTGCACGCCGCCGCGATCGCCTGCGGGGCGCACGTCCTCCTCACGCAGGACCGTGGTCTCCGCGCGACGGATGCAGCGATGTACGAGGTGTACCGCTGTGACGAGTTCTTCAGCCTGGTCGACGACTCGGCGCCGTGGATCGTCCGCGACGTCGTACGCGAGCAGGCGCGGTACTGGTCCAGCCGTCCCCGCGGCGCACGGAAGAGTCTGCCCGGAGCGCTCCGTGACGCCGATTGCCCGACGTTCGCCGGGCGGGTGGAACGACATCTGCGGTTCCTCGCCGGATGACCGTGCGCTGAACGGACGACGAGGACCCCTCGGCAGGATGGACCGATGGCCGAGACGCACGTGAAGACCTTCACCACCCCGGACGAAGCGGCAGCCGAAGCCGCCGGACTCCGGTGGCTCGCCGACGCCGAGGACGCGGGCGGCACCAGGACCGCGCGGGTGCTGAGCCGACCGAGCCCGACCGTGCTCGACCTCGAGCTGATCTCCGACGGCTCCCCCACCGCTGCGCAGGCCGAGCGATTCGGCCGCTCCCTCGCGCACACCCACGCCGCGGGCGCCGACCACTGGGGTGCGCCGCCCGCCGGCTGGACGAAGGGGGCCGCACTGCGGATGGGACGGTCCCGCACCCCGTTCGTCGACGCCGCACACGCACCGGCGACGTGGGGCGAGTTCTTCGCGCAGTACCGGATCCGCGACTTCGTCCGTCGCATCGTCGACGCCGGCGGGCTCGACCACGCCCAGGCCGCGGTGTTCGACCGGGTCGCCGACCGGGTGCAGGACGGCACGC of the Curtobacterium sp. TC1 genome contains:
- a CDS encoding excisionase family DNA-binding protein gives rise to the protein MHQTTTPRPVRVDEVARAEAVDIVDRAGDRQVATVELHLDDGTELVLPERLGGFVVNLVRSMADGAGISTSILPDEMTTTVAADVIGISRPTLMKAIGRGEIAAHTVGTHHRLRRADVLAARDARRVARAAAARELLESGDAFD
- a CDS encoding putative toxin-antitoxin system toxin component, PIN family, which produces MLQRVFVDANVFCSRTLRDWTCLLRLHTDGMFQLHTTEDVLAETTHTLRRLHPDRPGSAVSRLRAAILASVDELVDDFDATVEYHGTDPDDRHVHAAAIACGAHVLLTQDRGLRATDAAMYEVYRCDEFFSLVDDSAPWIVRDVVREQARYWSSRPRGARKSLPGALRDADCPTFAGRVERHLRFLAG
- a CDS encoding fructosamine kinase family protein, with translation MAETHVKTFTTPDEAAAEAAGLRWLADAEDAGGTRTARVLSRPSPTVLDLELISDGSPTAAQAERFGRSLAHTHAAGADHWGAPPAGWTKGAALRMGRSRTPFVDAAHAPATWGEFFAQYRIRDFVRRIVDAGGLDHAQAAVFDRVADRVQDGTLGSPQPALVGDRPARLHGDLWAGNVLWPTDSSEPTGAVLIDPIAHGGHAETDLALLGLFGLPRLETVLAAYDRESRLADGWQERVELHQLAPLLLHVFLFGGSYTGAALQAAQRYA